One part of the Amphiprion ocellaris isolate individual 3 ecotype Okinawa chromosome 24, ASM2253959v1, whole genome shotgun sequence genome encodes these proteins:
- the LOC111567325 gene encoding mitogen-activated protein kinase kinase kinase kinase 4-like isoform X4, whose amino-acid sequence MANDSPAKSLVDIDLASLRDPAGIFELVEVVGNGTYGQVYKGRHVKTGQLAAIKVMDVTEDEEEEIKLEINMLKKYSHHRNIATYYGAFIKKSPPGHDDQLWLVMEFCGAGSITDLVKNTKGNQLKEDWIAYISREILRGLAHLHAHHVIHRDIKGQNVLLTENAEVKLVDFGVSAQLDRTVGRRNTFIGTPYWMAPEVIACDENPDATYDYRSDLWSCGITAIEMAEGAPPLCDMHPMRALFLIPRNPPPRLKSKKWSKKFFSFIEGCLVKNYTQRPPTEQLLKHPFIRDQPNERQVRIQLKDHIDRTKKKRGEKDETEYEYSGSEEEEEDPPEQEGEPSSIVNVPGESTLRRDFIRLQQENKERSEALRHQQLLQEQQLREQEEYKRQLLAERQKRIEQQKEQRRRLEEQQRRERELRRQQEREQRRREQEDKRRIEEMDRRRKEEEERRRAEDEKRRNDREQEYIRRQLEEEQRHLEMLQEQLLREQAMLLEFKWRELEEQRKAERLHKRLQQEQAYLLSLQHESKQQPGDKTKPPSDHSKPPQTSTLPPDRALTTTPQAQVLHAAAVCAARGESPRAQTVPSDETDETCPSRPSNSPSPPLTETPTDCTPPQAEGLEPDRPSEPVSHPPQPIREADERYRKNIQGSPQIAPPPKQPPLPPRSSEPFSNGSSSEASAMHRPMEPQVQWSHLAALKSSNSAAPSPPPPPPVVARSQSFSESGGGVTSSFAQLHLRSQDPHHHHHHHPSPARTDPQPQPPLRHHPPQGQSGGEEVPPKVPVRTTSRSPVLSRRESPLPSQPGNQGGQRNAGGNVEQRPLWDRVEKLQSRPGSGSSSGSSNSSSQASPGDRFRPRCESPASSKSEGSPLQRPENVSKKQDEKNVARPTRPADLTALAKELRAVDDVRPPHKVTDYSSSSEESGTTDEDDDEEVDQEAGEESTSGAEDSRAGRLSNGETESAKTMLVEDSESDQAITPSKDGTLVIRQSPADIKRLVSLSSSSPGSGHGQPPGHGLPEKNGFAGRIHHLPDLIQQSHHSPSSSTAIPSSSSSSSSPSSFPSSSSYASPAMSPQIPLDELTAVESQSESNSMSKHKSSSSFTPFIDPRLLQISPSSGSSLNNMAAFGQDGRLADPLRSDPSRKGSVVNVNPVNTRPPSDTPEIRKYKKRFNSEILCAALWGVNLLVGTESGLMLLDRSGQGKVYPLINRRRIQQMDVLEGLNVLVTISGKKNKLRVYYLSWLRNKILHNDPEVEKKQGWVNVGDLEGCVHYKVVKYERIKFLVLALKNAVEVYAWAPKPYHKFMAFKSFGDLVHKPLLVDLTVEEGQRLKVIYGSCSGFHAVDVDSGAVYDIYLPTHIQTSIQCHAIIILPNTDGIELLVCYEDEGVYVNTYGRITKDVVLQWGEMPTSVAYIRSNQIMGWGEKAIEIRSVETGHLDGVFMHKRAQRLKFLCERNDKVFFASVRPGGASQVYFMTLGRTSLMSW is encoded by the exons GGACGACACGTCAAGACCGGACAGCTGGCTGCCATCAAGGTCATGGATGTCACTGAA gatgaagaggaggaaattAAACTGGAGATCAATATGCTGAAGAAGTATTCGCACCACAGAAACATAGCCACCTACTACGGCGCTTTCATTAAGAAGAGCCCCCCGGGACACGACGACCAACTATGG ttgGTGATGGAATTCTGTGGTGCTGGTTCCATCACAGACCTGGTGAAGAACACGAAGGGGAACCAGCTGAAGGAAGACTGGATCGCCTACATCTCCAGAGAAATCCTCAGA GGTCTGGCTCACTTACATGCCCACCACGTCATCCACCGCGACATCAAAGGCCAGAACGTCCTGTTAACCGAGAACGCTGAAGTTAAACTCG TGGACTTTGGTGTGAGCGCTCAGCTGGACCGGACGGTGGGTCGGAGGAACACCTTCATCGGGACTCCTTACTGGATGGCCCCCGAGGTCATCGCTTGTGACGAGAACCCGGATGCTACTTATGATTACAGA AGTGATTTGTGGTCTTGTGGTATCACAGCGATTGAAATGGCTGAAGGAGCACCAC cacTTTGTGACATGCACCCCATGCGTGCCCTCTTCCTCATTCCGAGAAACCCTCCACCTAGGCTCAAATCTAAAAAATG GTCCaaaaagtttttcagtttcatcGAAGGCTGTCTGGTGAAGAACTACACGCAGCGCCCGCCGACGGAGCAGCTGCTGAAGCATCCCTTCATCCGAGACCAGCCCAACGAGAGGCAGGTCCGGATACAGCTCAAAGACCACATTGACCGGACCAAGAAGAAGAGGGGCGAGAAAG ATGAGACGGAGTACGAGTACAGCGgcagtgaggaggaggaagaggatccCCCAGAGCAGGAGGGAGAACCCAG CTCCATCGTCAACGTGCCCGGTGAGTCGACTCTGCGCCGCGACTTCATCCGCCTGCAGCAGGAGAACAAGGAGCGATCGGAGGCTCTCCGtcaccagcagctcctccaggaGCAGCAGCTCCGAGAGCAGGAGGAGTACAAGAGACAGCTGCTGGCCGAGAGGCAGAAACGAATCGAGCAGCAGAAGGAGCAGAGGAGGCGGCTGGAGGAG CAACAGCGACGTGAACGCGAGCTGAGGAGGCAACAGGAACGCGAGCAGCGACGCCGCGAGCAGGAGGACAAGAGACGCATCGAGGAGATGGATCGTAGACgcaaagaagaggaggaacgcCGGCGGGCTGAAGACGAGAAGAGAAGGAACGATCGTGAGCAG GAGTACATCCGAcgtcagctggaggaggagcagcgacACCTGGAGATGCTGCAGGAGCAGCTGCTCCGTGAACAGGCCATGCTGCTG GAGTTCAAGTGGCGGGAGCTCGAGGAGCAGCGCAAAGCCGAGCGACTCCATAAGCGCCTGCAGCAAGAGCAGGCCTACCTGCTGTCGCTGCAGCACGAGTCCAAACAGCAGCCTGGCGACAAGACCAAACCCCCCTCAGACCATAGCAAACCTCCACAGACCTCCACTCTGCCCCCCGACAGAGCCCTCACCACCACCCCTCAAGCTCAGGTCCTCCACGCTGCCGCCGTTTGTGCAGCGAGAGGCGAGTCCCCCAGAGCCCAGACCGTCCCCTCAGACGAGACTGATGAGACCTGCCCCAGCCGGCCCTCTAACTCCCCCAGCCCCCCTCTGACTGAAACCCCCACTGACTGTACCCCTCCCCAGGCAGAAGGTTTGGAACCCGACAGGCCCAGCGAGCCTGTCAGTCATCCTCCTCAGCCTATCAGAGAG GCCGACGAGCGCTACCGTAAGAACATTCAGGGCTCCCCTCAGATCGCCCCTCCTCCCAAGCAGCCCCCTCTGCCTCCCCGATCCTCTGAACCGTTCTCCAACGGCAGCTCCTCCGAGGCCTCCGCCATGCACCGGCCCATGGAGCCCCAG GTCCAGTGGTCCCACCTGGCTGCTCTAAAGAGCAGCAACAGCGCcgccccctctcctcctcctcctccgcccgTGGTCGCTCGCTCCCAGTCCTTCAGCGAGTCCGGCGGCGGCGTCACCTCTAGCTTTGCACAACTACACCTGCGCTCCCAGGAcccccaccatcaccaccaccaccacccatcGCCCGCACGCACTGACCCCCAACCCCAACCTCCCCTCCGCCACCACCCTCCTCAGGGCCAGAGCGGCGGCGAGGAGGTCCCTCCCAAG GTACCGGTGAGGACAACATCCAGATCTCCCGTTCTGTCACGCCGAGAGTCTCCCCTGCCGTCACAACCTGGCAACCAGGGTGGACAGAGGAACGCTGGCGG TAACGTGGAGCAGCGCCCCCTGTGGGATCGAGTGGAGAAGCTTCAGTCTCGTCCGGGCAGCGGCAGCTCCTCCGGCTCCTCCAACTCCAGCTCCCAGGCCAGTCCAGGGGACCGCTTCAGGCCACGCTGTGAGTCCCCTG CCTCTTCTAAATCTGAGGGATCTCCTCTCCAGCGGCCTGAGAACGTTTCCAAAAAACAAGACGAAAAGAACGTCGCTAGACCTACTCGACCGGCC GACCTGACCGCTCTGGCCAAGGAGCTCCGTGCCGTCGACGATGTCCGGCCTCCCCACAAGGTCACCGACTACTCCTCCTCCAGCGAGGAATCAGGCACCACCGACGAGGACGACGATGAGGAGGTGGACCAGGAGGCGGGAGAGGAGTCCACCTCAGGGGCCGAGGACTCCAGAGCTGG GAGGCTGAGTAACGGAGAGACGGAGTCTGCCAAGACCATGCTGGTGGAGGACTCGGAGAGTGACCAAGCCATCACACCCTCCAAGGATGGAACCCTGGTCATCAGACAG AGCCCAGCAGACATAAAGCGGCTGGTCAGTCTCTCGTCTTCTTCGCCTGGCTCTGGTCACGGCCAACCCCCCGGCCACGGCCTCCCTGAGAAAAACGGCTTTGCTGGCCGCATACACCACCTACCAGACCTTATCCAGCAGAGCCATcactccccttcctcctccacagccatcccttcctcctcctcctcctcgtcctccccttcctccttcCCCTCATCATCTAGCTATGCCAGTCCTGCAATGTCCCCACAGATCCCCCTGGACGAGCTCACTGCCGTAGAG TCCCAGTCAGAGAGCAACTCCATGTCCAAACACAAGTCTTCCTCTTCGTTCACTCCCTTCATCGACCCACGCCTTCTGCAGATATCCCCATCCAGCGGCAGCTCCCTCAACAACATGG CAGCGTTTGGGCAGGACGGACGCCTGGCCGACCCGCTGAGGTCTGATCCGTCCCGTAAAGGCTCTGTGGTCAATGTCAACCCGGTCAACACTCGTCCGCCGAGCGACACTCCGGAGATTCGCAAGTACAAAAAGAGGTTCAACTCTGAGATCCTGTGTGCAGCACTTTGGG GAGTGAATCTGCTGGTCGGGACAGAGAGCGGTCTGATGCTGCTGGATCGCAGCGGTCAGGGGAAGGTTTACCCTCTGATCAACCGCCGACGCATCCAGCAGATGGACGTCCTGGAGGGACTCAACGTCCTGGTCACCATATCAG GTAAGAAGAACAAGCTGCGAGTGTATTACCTGTCGTGGCTCAGGAACAAGATTTTGCACAACGACCCTGAAGTGGAGAAGAAGCAGGGTTGGGTCAACGTGGGCGACCTGGAGGGTTGCGTCCACTACAAAGTTG TGAAGTACGAGAGGATTAAGTTCTTGGTGCTGGCCTTGAAGAACGCTGTGGAGGTGTACGCCTGGGCGCCCAAACCCTACCACAAATTCATGGCCTTTAAG TCTTTTGGTGACCTGGTGCACAAGCCTCTGCTGGTCGACCTGACTGTGGAGGAAGGTCAGAGGTTAAAGGTCATCTACGGCTCCTGCTCAGGCTTCCATGCTGTGGATGTGGACTCTGGTGCCGTCTACGACATCTACCTGCCCACACAT ATCCAGACCAGCATCCAGTGCCACGCCATCATCATTTTACCCAACACTGATGGGATCGAGCTGCTGGTGTGTTACGAGGACGAGGGTGTCTACGTGAACACCTACGGACGCATCACCAAGGACGTGGTGCTGCAGTGGGGAGAAATGCCAACTTCAGTGG CCTACATTAGGTCAAACCAGATCATGGGCTGGGGTGAGAAGGCCATAGAGATCCGCTCCGTTGAGACGGGTCACCTGGACGGCGTCTTCATGCACAAGAGAGCTCAGAGACTCAAGTTCCTTTGTGAGAGGAACGATAAG
- the LOC111567325 gene encoding mitogen-activated protein kinase kinase kinase kinase 4-like isoform X12 — protein MANDSPAKSLVDIDLASLRDPAGIFELVEVVGNGTYGQVYKGRHVKTGQLAAIKVMDVTEDEEEEIKLEINMLKKYSHHRNIATYYGAFIKKSPPGHDDQLWLVMEFCGAGSITDLVKNTKGNQLKEDWIAYISREILRGLAHLHAHHVIHRDIKGQNVLLTENAEVKLVDFGVSAQLDRTVGRRNTFIGTPYWMAPEVIACDENPDATYDYRSDLWSCGITAIEMAEGAPPLCDMHPMRALFLIPRNPPPRLKSKKWSKKFFSFIEGCLVKNYTQRPPTEQLLKHPFIRDQPNERQVRIQLKDHIDRTKKKRGEKDETEYEYSGSEEEEEDPPEQEGEPSSIVNVPGESTLRRDFIRLQQENKERSEALRHQQLLQEQQLREQEEYKRQLLAERQKRIEQQKEQRRRLEEQQRRERELRRQQEREQRRREQEDKRRIEEMDRRRKEEEERRRAEDEKRRNDREQEYIRRQLEEEQRHLEMLQEQLLREQAMLLVPVRTTSRSPVLSRRESPLPSQPGNQGGQRNAGGNVEQRPLWDRVEKLQSRPGSGSSSGSSNSSSQASPGDRFRPRCESPASSKSEGSPLQRPENVSKKQDEKNVARPTRPADLTALAKELRAVDDVRPPHKVTDYSSSSEESGTTDEDDDEEVDQEAGEESTSGAEDSRAGYPHGFRRRLSNGETESAKTMLVEDSESDQAITPSKDGTLVIRQSPADIKRLVSLSSSSPGSGHGQPPGHGLPEKNGFAGRIHHLPDLIQQSHHSPSSSTAIPSSSSSSSSPSSFPSSSSYASPAMSPQIPLDELTAVESQSESNSMSKHKSSSSFTPFIDPRLLQISPSSGSSLNNMAAFGQDGRLADPLRSDPSRKGSVVNVNPVNTRPPSDTPEIRKYKKRFNSEILCAALWGVNLLVGTESGLMLLDRSGQGKVYPLINRRRIQQMDVLEGLNVLVTISGKKNKLRVYYLSWLRNKILHNDPEVEKKQGWVNVGDLEGCVHYKVVKYERIKFLVLALKNAVEVYAWAPKPYHKFMAFKSFGDLVHKPLLVDLTVEEGQRLKVIYGSCSGFHAVDVDSGAVYDIYLPTHIQTSIQCHAIIILPNTDGIELLVCYEDEGVYVNTYGRITKDVVLQWGEMPTSVAYIRSNQIMGWGEKAIEIRSVETGHLDGVFMHKRAQRLKFLCERNDKVFFASVRPGGASQVYFMTLGRTSLMSW, from the exons GGACGACACGTCAAGACCGGACAGCTGGCTGCCATCAAGGTCATGGATGTCACTGAA gatgaagaggaggaaattAAACTGGAGATCAATATGCTGAAGAAGTATTCGCACCACAGAAACATAGCCACCTACTACGGCGCTTTCATTAAGAAGAGCCCCCCGGGACACGACGACCAACTATGG ttgGTGATGGAATTCTGTGGTGCTGGTTCCATCACAGACCTGGTGAAGAACACGAAGGGGAACCAGCTGAAGGAAGACTGGATCGCCTACATCTCCAGAGAAATCCTCAGA GGTCTGGCTCACTTACATGCCCACCACGTCATCCACCGCGACATCAAAGGCCAGAACGTCCTGTTAACCGAGAACGCTGAAGTTAAACTCG TGGACTTTGGTGTGAGCGCTCAGCTGGACCGGACGGTGGGTCGGAGGAACACCTTCATCGGGACTCCTTACTGGATGGCCCCCGAGGTCATCGCTTGTGACGAGAACCCGGATGCTACTTATGATTACAGA AGTGATTTGTGGTCTTGTGGTATCACAGCGATTGAAATGGCTGAAGGAGCACCAC cacTTTGTGACATGCACCCCATGCGTGCCCTCTTCCTCATTCCGAGAAACCCTCCACCTAGGCTCAAATCTAAAAAATG GTCCaaaaagtttttcagtttcatcGAAGGCTGTCTGGTGAAGAACTACACGCAGCGCCCGCCGACGGAGCAGCTGCTGAAGCATCCCTTCATCCGAGACCAGCCCAACGAGAGGCAGGTCCGGATACAGCTCAAAGACCACATTGACCGGACCAAGAAGAAGAGGGGCGAGAAAG ATGAGACGGAGTACGAGTACAGCGgcagtgaggaggaggaagaggatccCCCAGAGCAGGAGGGAGAACCCAG CTCCATCGTCAACGTGCCCGGTGAGTCGACTCTGCGCCGCGACTTCATCCGCCTGCAGCAGGAGAACAAGGAGCGATCGGAGGCTCTCCGtcaccagcagctcctccaggaGCAGCAGCTCCGAGAGCAGGAGGAGTACAAGAGACAGCTGCTGGCCGAGAGGCAGAAACGAATCGAGCAGCAGAAGGAGCAGAGGAGGCGGCTGGAGGAG CAACAGCGACGTGAACGCGAGCTGAGGAGGCAACAGGAACGCGAGCAGCGACGCCGCGAGCAGGAGGACAAGAGACGCATCGAGGAGATGGATCGTAGACgcaaagaagaggaggaacgcCGGCGGGCTGAAGACGAGAAGAGAAGGAACGATCGTGAGCAG GAGTACATCCGAcgtcagctggaggaggagcagcgacACCTGGAGATGCTGCAGGAGCAGCTGCTCCGTGAACAGGCCATGCTGCTG GTACCGGTGAGGACAACATCCAGATCTCCCGTTCTGTCACGCCGAGAGTCTCCCCTGCCGTCACAACCTGGCAACCAGGGTGGACAGAGGAACGCTGGCGG TAACGTGGAGCAGCGCCCCCTGTGGGATCGAGTGGAGAAGCTTCAGTCTCGTCCGGGCAGCGGCAGCTCCTCCGGCTCCTCCAACTCCAGCTCCCAGGCCAGTCCAGGGGACCGCTTCAGGCCACGCTGTGAGTCCCCTG CCTCTTCTAAATCTGAGGGATCTCCTCTCCAGCGGCCTGAGAACGTTTCCAAAAAACAAGACGAAAAGAACGTCGCTAGACCTACTCGACCGGCC GACCTGACCGCTCTGGCCAAGGAGCTCCGTGCCGTCGACGATGTCCGGCCTCCCCACAAGGTCACCGACTACTCCTCCTCCAGCGAGGAATCAGGCACCACCGACGAGGACGACGATGAGGAGGTGGACCAGGAGGCGGGAGAGGAGTCCACCTCAGGGGCCGAGGACTCCAGAGCTGG ATATCCCCATGGCTTCCGCAGGAGGCTGAGTAACGGAGAGACGGAGTCTGCCAAGACCATGCTGGTGGAGGACTCGGAGAGTGACCAAGCCATCACACCCTCCAAGGATGGAACCCTGGTCATCAGACAG AGCCCAGCAGACATAAAGCGGCTGGTCAGTCTCTCGTCTTCTTCGCCTGGCTCTGGTCACGGCCAACCCCCCGGCCACGGCCTCCCTGAGAAAAACGGCTTTGCTGGCCGCATACACCACCTACCAGACCTTATCCAGCAGAGCCATcactccccttcctcctccacagccatcccttcctcctcctcctcctcgtcctccccttcctccttcCCCTCATCATCTAGCTATGCCAGTCCTGCAATGTCCCCACAGATCCCCCTGGACGAGCTCACTGCCGTAGAG TCCCAGTCAGAGAGCAACTCCATGTCCAAACACAAGTCTTCCTCTTCGTTCACTCCCTTCATCGACCCACGCCTTCTGCAGATATCCCCATCCAGCGGCAGCTCCCTCAACAACATGG CAGCGTTTGGGCAGGACGGACGCCTGGCCGACCCGCTGAGGTCTGATCCGTCCCGTAAAGGCTCTGTGGTCAATGTCAACCCGGTCAACACTCGTCCGCCGAGCGACACTCCGGAGATTCGCAAGTACAAAAAGAGGTTCAACTCTGAGATCCTGTGTGCAGCACTTTGGG GAGTGAATCTGCTGGTCGGGACAGAGAGCGGTCTGATGCTGCTGGATCGCAGCGGTCAGGGGAAGGTTTACCCTCTGATCAACCGCCGACGCATCCAGCAGATGGACGTCCTGGAGGGACTCAACGTCCTGGTCACCATATCAG GTAAGAAGAACAAGCTGCGAGTGTATTACCTGTCGTGGCTCAGGAACAAGATTTTGCACAACGACCCTGAAGTGGAGAAGAAGCAGGGTTGGGTCAACGTGGGCGACCTGGAGGGTTGCGTCCACTACAAAGTTG TGAAGTACGAGAGGATTAAGTTCTTGGTGCTGGCCTTGAAGAACGCTGTGGAGGTGTACGCCTGGGCGCCCAAACCCTACCACAAATTCATGGCCTTTAAG TCTTTTGGTGACCTGGTGCACAAGCCTCTGCTGGTCGACCTGACTGTGGAGGAAGGTCAGAGGTTAAAGGTCATCTACGGCTCCTGCTCAGGCTTCCATGCTGTGGATGTGGACTCTGGTGCCGTCTACGACATCTACCTGCCCACACAT ATCCAGACCAGCATCCAGTGCCACGCCATCATCATTTTACCCAACACTGATGGGATCGAGCTGCTGGTGTGTTACGAGGACGAGGGTGTCTACGTGAACACCTACGGACGCATCACCAAGGACGTGGTGCTGCAGTGGGGAGAAATGCCAACTTCAGTGG CCTACATTAGGTCAAACCAGATCATGGGCTGGGGTGAGAAGGCCATAGAGATCCGCTCCGTTGAGACGGGTCACCTGGACGGCGTCTTCATGCACAAGAGAGCTCAGAGACTCAAGTTCCTTTGTGAGAGGAACGATAAG